Below is a window of Bacteroidota bacterium DNA.
AGTTCGCGTATGGCTCCACTAAACAGATCAATATTGATTTTCAGTACCCCGTTTTCCAGGTTTAGCGGATCCGGGGGAAATGATGAAGATCTCTTCCGCTTGCCGCTTTTGATAAGATATTCGGTGCTTCCCAGCGCAGTGACATCAGCCTTCATAGCCAGGTCACCGTTTGAAAGCAATTGTGTTTCAACGATCTCTCCGGTTGAGGTGAAAACCTCAGGGTTCTCCGGAAGCATATGAAAGGGAATGATTACGATCTCCTGCCTGTCCCAGGAAAGGGTATTTGCGATGCTGATGTAAATGGTTCCGTCTTTATCTTGTTCTGACATATGCATTTGGCCTTTGGCTTCAGCCAGGAGGCGTCTGCTGAGTGAGTCTGCATTCAGGGCATACTGTCTTTTGTTTTCCCATTGCTGCAGGGTAAATGGTGAAAACGGCTCGCTTATGGAATTCCAGGAGCCCCAGGTATGTTCATCGTAAAGCATCACATTTTTCCAGGCTTCCCGCTGTAGTGTGGGAGGGAATTTTTCAGGACAAATCATCGAATAAAGCGTTCCGGCCTGGGTGATCCTGTTGGCAGATGCCCTGTTCATGGCGGTTTCCCTGGCTGATGAGGCTGCACCGTCTTCCCACATCGGGGTCAGATCCCCCTTCAGCACCGGCAATTGCCTTCCGTATTTGTCCTCAAATGCTGAAAATGCTTTGCTAACACTTGATATGATTATCCTGGGCGATATAAAACGCTCATTCCAGGCTTTCACCGTTGCGGAAATATTCGGGTCGGGGGGGCCGTTATCACTGCCGATATTATAACGGAAATACTTGATATCATAAGGGTATCCGCTTTGCCGGAGGGCTTTAATATGCTCCAGGATCTTTTCTTTTTCCAGGAGGTTTATCAGATGCTGATATCCCAATCCGGTATGGAACCATGAGTAACCTTTCCCGCAAAACCAGGTTAAAACCGTGTCCTGTTCATCCTGGGAGACCCAGTAAAACGGCTTATCCCAGAGGGCTTCGTTAATATTGCCTGTCCTGTGTCCATTGTTGGTCCCGGAACTGAAATATCTTATTCCACTTCGCCCCATGGCATTGATCAGTCCCCAGGTGTTACCGGGGATATCGCTGATCATGGCTGAACGTACCGGCACTCCCGACTCCCGCCCGATGCGGCGGGCGGCTTCAAAAAGTTGCATCAGCTCCTCCTGGGTGCATAAGGCGGTTAATTCATTGGCATACATGCCATCAAGACAAATCCAGCCTTCCCTGAGTGCGGTGAAAAACTCCTCTTTCTCTTTCTCACCGGCTTGTTCCAGGAAGGAGTCCACCGCCCACATTACCTCTGTGTTCCATACAAAACGCGAATCTTCAGGGTAAGCGGTTGTCTCCTTCCCAAGTTGTATAGCCTGTTTCAGAAAACCGTGCTGCATCCGCTCCACTTCATCCTGAACATGCGTATAACCGATGTCGTTGTGGGAATGATGGATCAGGTACATATCAAATTGCCCGACCGGTTCTGCCGTGAAATAATCTTCAAACGCTACCTTTCCATCTAATGTGATGCTGACGGGGATGGGATTTCTTCTCTGGCTGGTGTCGATATCAAAATAATACTGGTTCAGTCCGAGATTGGCTGTACGTTTGTGTTTTTCCCCGCCTATTGTGATGTCTGCTGTGAGCGGTTCACCGAAATGATGTACATCAATCCTCAGCAGATAAGAAGGTTGTCCGCTGGATGATACAACCAGAGCCTGTTCCTGATGTAAAGAGATCGCAGACCGCAGCGTATACCGGAAGGTCATATACCAGCAACGGCTTCCGGCGGAATTACCCATGATCCTGATCTTTTGGTCCTCACCGCCGACAAGGATACGGGAAGGAATTTTCAGGAATGCATATCCCATCAGGTCTCCGTATTTATCCACCATGGTGGGTTTGAGCAGCAGTGAACTTCCATGGTCTCCCGGAAAGATCAGGTCTTTATTTAAGGTATCCTGCGGGTTGTCGAATGATACTATTTTTTGGTCGTTAAAGTATAAATCATATGAGAAGTGCTCTTCATTGACATCGATGCCGAAGAGCCAGATATAGATTATGCTGTCGGCCTCCTTATCCGGGGAAAGACCGGGTACCGTCCATTCTATGAATTTTTGATCATCTTCGTTTCTCACAAGCAGGGAAGTGGTTGCTTCCGGATGAGGAGAATGGTATTGGAGTATTTCTCCCCGAATATCGCCAAGATATCCCGGAAGCATAATGGTCTTGGTACTTTCCTGGGAAAAGGAAAATAATGAAAGTAAAATCAGAAAGGAGGCCGAAGATATTTTCAGTTGCATGGCAGGATGTTTTGTGCGAATGTAGGGAAAATATAACATTGATAATGCCCGGCACAAAACCCAACCCACTTCAAAGCGGAAGGTTTTAGATCTTAGCAACATAAAAATAAATCCTTAACGGGTCAGCCAAGGGCCCGTTATAATACAATTTCCTGTGTATATGCGGCGGCAGAAACTTAGTAGTCGTCGCTGGAACTCCAGTCGTCGGATTCCTCAAACTCGGATTCCATTTCTTCTTCATTTTCCAGGCGCGATAATTCCAACTCGCAATCCGGGCAAACATCCATGTTCCATGTGTCTGTCTCAAAAGAATTGCCGCACCTGATACAGATGGTTTCCATGAAATATTGTTTTGATCATGATAAAGGTAATACAATGCAATACTTGTTGCAAACAAAATTTTTTTTCAGACTGAAAGGTGAGGAGCGGATAAGCCCCTGGTTATTCTAATTCCCCTGTCTTTTCTTTTGCTTTTTTCGCACCGATAGGAATATCTGCAAAGAAGTATACAGAGGAGTTAACTCCTTTGTTCTTAGTGTCCTTATAAATGTTTACAAGTCCATAATAATATCTCGCTCCGATATTAACACCAAGGCCTTTTTGAAACTTATATCCCAATCCTGCTGACAACCCTGCATCTATCCTGTTAAGATCTTTGGTAATATCGTAGCTGTATGAAAGGTCTTCTTTGTCAATGATTTTTTCTGTGAATATATCCGTGCCTCTGTGTAATAAGCCGAGTTGAAATCCTCCCATGGCGAAGAATCCGATTTTTGTCCGGTATTTGATCATAAGGGGCACATTGAAATATTTCAGTTTCCTTTCAACCTGAGCTTCCTTCATAAGCGTATCAATTTCAGGATTGCCAACAGGGTAGTTGTTCAGACTTGTGGTTCCCATGTTAGCTTTTACGAGTACTCCCGTATATAAGTACCAGGGCTCCTTGAGCCGGATATCGAAATAAAACCCGATATTGAATGTGTTTAACATCCTGCCATCATCCTGTCCGGAGATCCACGACATGTTATCCCCGCCGGTTAGTCCGAATTCCATCCCGCCACGGTTAAGCACATCCCCGAGCAGGAGGGATATCAGTACCTGGGAGCGGGAAGTATTAATGAGAAGAATATTGAAAATCAGGACAAGAAAAATCGTATATAATTTGGTGTTTTTCATAGTGATTGATTTTTTATAAAGATATAACTTTTTCATTACTGTTAAGCTTATTCAGAAGTATATCTTCCCCGTCATAATCTGATCCAAACCTACCTTAAACTTATGCGATATTGATAAATTATAAATGTTTATTTACAATTAATATTGATAGTCTAAAACCAACAGCCATGGATTATGTAATATACTTTCCGGTTGATCAGGAAGCCCCACGTTTGTTCTTAACCTGATGGGATATCCCGATGGTTTTTATCATATCCGCCTTGATGCAGGAACCCGGGGCAGGCGATCGTAGATCTCAGATCTCAGATCGCAGATCTCAAATCTCAGATATCAAATCTCAAATCTCAGATCTCAAATCTTCAATTTTTGATCTGCGATCTGCGATCTGCGATCTGCGATCTCAATTTTTCCTTGTCCATATCAAATCAATTTTATACTTTTGCAGCCCTTAAGCGTTCAAGCCATTGCAACGTTCAATAAAAGGAGAGATGGGTGAGTGGCTGAAACCAACAGTTTGCTAAACTGTCGTACTGGGCAACTGGTACCGGGGGTTCGAATCCCCCTCTCTCCGCGAAGAGAGTGTGAGTGTGGGTGTGAGTGTGAGTGTGTGTGGGGGTGGGAGTTTGGGTGTGAGTGTGTGGGTTTGGGTTTGGGTGAGTTGAAAATTGATTATTACGACATGTTTGATTTCGAAAAGCTGAATGTTTACCAGGTTGTAAGGGAGTTAAATTTGAAGGTTTTGACTTTCCTTTCCAAGGCTGAGGGGATTGATAAATACATTATTGATCAATGGAAAAGGGCATCGTTGAGCATTCTGACCAACCTGGCAGAAGGCACGGGAAGGATGTCGCATCAGGACAAAAGGCATTTTTATACGATGGCACGCGGTTCTTTGTTTGAATGTGCAGCCCTGTTGGATCTGTTGAACACAATGAATATTATCGATAAAGATTTTTACAGCGATATTTACCAGGGCTACGAGCAGGCATCCAAAATGCTCCTGGCCATGTACCGCTCCATGAATACAGAACAATAATAGTCCCGTCGCATACTCAAACTCAAACTAACAC
It encodes the following:
- a CDS encoding PorT family protein — protein: MKNTKLYTIFLVLIFNILLINTSRSQVLISLLLGDVLNRGGMEFGLTGGDNMSWISGQDDGRMLNTFNIGFYFDIRLKEPWYLYTGVLVKANMGTTSLNNYPVGNPEIDTLMKEAQVERKLKYFNVPLMIKYRTKIGFFAMGGFQLGLLHRGTDIFTEKIIDKEDLSYSYDITKDLNRIDAGLSAGLGYKFQKGLGVNIGARYYYGLVNIYKDTKNKGVNSSVYFFADIPIGAKKAKEKTGELE
- a CDS encoding four helix bundle protein; the protein is MFDFEKLNVYQVVRELNLKVLTFLSKAEGIDKYIIDQWKRASLSILTNLAEGTGRMSHQDKRHFYTMARGSLFECAALLDLLNTMNIIDKDFYSDIYQGYEQASKMLLAMYRSMNTEQ